AAGCCAGATCGTACGCATCCCCGAGGACATGCCAATGGACGCGGCGAGCCTCCTGAGCTGCGGTGTGATCACCGGCGTGGGCGCGGTGGTCAATTCAGCGGGCCTGCGCGCGGGCCAAGACGTGGTGGTAATCGGTGCGGGCGGCGTGGGTCTGAACGCGATCCAGGGCGCGCGGATCGCAGGCGCGCGGCGCATCGTGGCGGTGGATATGAGCGACGAGAAGCTGGCGACAGCGCAGGAGTTTGGTGCAACCGACGGCGTTTTGGCAACGCAGGGCAAGCCTTGGCAGGCCGCGCGCCAGGCGATGGGACGTGGGGCCGATGCGGTCATTGTCACCGTGGGTGCGATCCCGGCCTATGACCAAGCGCCCAAATACCTCGCTTCCGGGGGGCGCGTGATCATGGTGGGCATGCCCCATTCCGGCGCGCAAGCCTCGTATGAGCCGGTCAATCTCGCCGCAACGGGCCAGGGTATGATCGGCTCCAAAATGGGTGACGCGGTGATCCGGCGCGATATTCCGTGGATGATCGACCTCTATGCCCAAGGGCGGCTGAAGCTCGATGAGCTGATCTCGGGCCGCTGGGACCTTGCGCAGATCAATGAGGCCATCGCCGACACCAAGACCGGTGCTGCGCGGCGTAATGTCATCACTTTC
The nucleotide sequence above comes from Roseovarius carneus. Encoded proteins:
- a CDS encoding zinc-binding dehydrogenase, coding for MRTIKAAVCHAFSSPLVIEDVALRAPLAGEVCVDLSAVAICHSDISFAEGAWGGSLPAVYGHEAAGRVSAIGPGVQGFAPGDPVVVTLIRACGQCASCGGGAPTACETPYDGDQGPLKTAQGGMLHQAMACGAFAEAVVVDQSQIVRIPEDMPMDAASLLSCGVITGVGAVVNSAGLRAGQDVVVIGAGGVGLNAIQGARIAGARRIVAVDMSDEKLATAQEFGATDGVLATQGKPWQAARQAMGRGADAVIVTVGAIPAYDQAPKYLASGGRVIMVGMPHSGAQASYEPVNLAATGQGMIGSKMGDAVIRRDIPWMIDLYAQGRLKLDELISGRWDLAQINEAIADTKTGAARRNVITFERT